A single region of the Ancylobacter novellus DSM 506 genome encodes:
- the oxlT gene encoding oxalate/formate MFS antiporter — MEATNTARPAATATRPWEPWFQLGCGILCMAMIANLQYGWTLFVDPIDQAHGWGRAAIQTAFTIFVLTETWLVPVEAWFVDRYGPRIVLTFGAVMIALAWVINSYASSLAMLYAGAVFGGIGAGSVYGTCVGNALKWFLYRRGLAAGATAAGFGAGAALTVVPIANMIATSGYQSAFFWFGIGQGIVVLIAAQFLYPPKVKIAPPKKVTGLPQSKVDYQPSQTVTKPVFWLLYLMFVMVASGGLMAAAQIGPIAHDLGVANTPVSILGISGAALTLAISLDRIFDGFGRPIFGYVSDRIGRENTMFIAFGTAAAMLLLMVYHGSNPVVFVVATAFFFGVFGEIYSLFPATCGDTFGSKFAATNAGMLYTAKGTAALLVPLASIVAAAYGWYAVFAIAVGLNAAAAFLALFVLKPVRSRFIARSAVEAESVAAAPAGRESHAH, encoded by the coding sequence ATGGAAGCGACCAATACTGCCCGCCCCGCAGCAACGGCCACGCGCCCCTGGGAACCCTGGTTCCAGCTCGGCTGCGGCATTCTCTGCATGGCGATGATCGCCAATCTCCAATATGGCTGGACCCTGTTCGTCGATCCCATCGATCAGGCCCATGGCTGGGGCCGCGCGGCGATCCAGACCGCCTTCACCATCTTCGTGCTGACCGAGACCTGGCTGGTGCCGGTCGAGGCGTGGTTCGTCGACCGCTACGGCCCGCGCATCGTGCTCACCTTCGGCGCGGTGATGATCGCGCTGGCCTGGGTGATCAACTCCTACGCTTCCTCGCTCGCCATGCTCTATGCCGGCGCGGTGTTCGGCGGCATCGGCGCCGGCTCGGTCTATGGCACCTGCGTCGGCAACGCGCTGAAATGGTTCCTCTATCGCCGCGGTCTTGCCGCGGGCGCCACCGCCGCGGGCTTCGGCGCCGGCGCGGCGCTCACCGTGGTGCCGATCGCCAACATGATCGCCACGTCGGGCTATCAGTCGGCATTCTTCTGGTTCGGCATCGGCCAGGGCATCGTGGTGCTCATCGCCGCGCAGTTCCTCTACCCGCCGAAGGTCAAGATCGCCCCGCCGAAGAAGGTGACCGGCCTGCCGCAGAGCAAGGTCGACTACCAGCCCTCGCAGACGGTGACCAAGCCGGTGTTCTGGCTGCTCTACCTCATGTTCGTCATGGTCGCTTCGGGTGGCCTGATGGCGGCGGCGCAGATCGGACCGATCGCCCACGACCTCGGCGTCGCCAACACGCCGGTGAGCATTCTCGGCATCTCCGGCGCGGCGCTGACGCTGGCGATCTCGCTCGACCGCATCTTCGACGGCTTCGGCCGGCCGATCTTCGGCTACGTCTCCGACCGGATCGGGCGCGAGAACACCATGTTCATCGCCTTCGGCACGGCCGCGGCGATGCTGCTGCTGATGGTCTATCACGGCTCGAACCCGGTAGTGTTCGTGGTCGCGACCGCCTTCTTCTTCGGCGTGTTCGGCGAGATCTATTCGCTGTTCCCGGCGACCTGCGGCGACACTTTCGGTTCGAAGTTCGCGGCGACCAATGCCGGCATGCTCTACACCGCCAAGGGCACGGCAGCCCTCCTAGTGCCGCTCGCCTCCATCGTGGCGGCGGCCTATGGCTGGTACGCGGTGTTCGCCATCGCGGTCGGCCTGAACGCGGCGGCGGCCTTCCTCGCGCTGTTCGTGCTGAAGCCGGTGCGCTCGCGCTTCATCGCCCGCTCGGCGGTCGAGGCGGAGAGCGT
- a CDS encoding sensor histidine kinase, with protein sequence MSVQDPPRADPEALLAAAEREARGKLRIYLGAAPGVGKTYAMLSAARAAKAAGGDVVIGIVETHGRAETEALIEGIESLPRKGVPYRGRLVPEFDLDAALARQPGLLLVDEYAHSNVDGSRHPKRWQDVQDLLAAGIDVWTTLNIQHVESLNDVVQRITGVRVRETVPDTALQKADEIILVDLPSDELIKRLADGKVYVEDTATRAVQSFFKPSNLTALRELALRRVAARVDSDLLERMQGAAIEGPWAAGERILVCVGPDIAAERVVREAKRLADLMDASWFAVTVERPGHVMAGGDRRRLEAGMRLAETLGAETRSLVAADVASELLRFARFENVTQIIIGKARRWWLARLLRGPLADALVKQADGVAIHVVTAEASEVPARRRFQPPPAGQLAGYSAAVLSVGAATVTGLFLTRFVALPNVSMLYLLAVLLPALLYGVWPAILASTLSFLAYNFFFIDPVETFTVARPHELLALLIFLIVAVLISTIAGRAREQARIAAQRMRATRRLYEFTRKLSALPDRSSVAEAAAVELHTVLGRPSVILLSEHGDLSIAAAWPPEDRLDTGSMTAASWAFEHGEAAGAGTGTLPSVPWLFRPLGGMAGGTAGGAPIGVVGIERDPTMPVLDAESESILGTLSEQTAAALVRTMLSAEVTRARTAAETERVRNILLASISHDFRTPLASILGAATSLIDYGPDIPPEVRRDLLAQMRDEAENLDHMVRNLLSMTRLEAGALEIHKDWVDAVELMNRAVSAVRRRGATQRFVVTSAPDLPLIQADQSLMDQALGNVVANAVRYAGKEARIGLAATVIDNELVIAVTDDGPGIPTQTLPHVFEKFVRASRGAADGGDGSGLGLAITKGIVEAHGGRVAGRSPAPGQRNGTRITMKLPLPAHAPEGEGKS encoded by the coding sequence ATGAGCGTACAGGATCCGCCGCGCGCCGACCCGGAAGCCCTGCTCGCCGCGGCGGAGCGGGAGGCGCGCGGCAAGCTGCGCATCTATCTCGGCGCCGCCCCCGGAGTCGGCAAGACCTACGCGATGCTCTCCGCCGCCCGCGCCGCTAAGGCCGCGGGCGGCGACGTCGTTATCGGCATCGTCGAGACCCATGGCCGGGCCGAGACCGAGGCGCTGATCGAGGGCATCGAGAGCCTGCCGCGCAAGGGCGTTCCGTACAGAGGCCGGCTGGTGCCGGAATTCGACCTCGACGCCGCGCTCGCCCGCCAGCCCGGCCTGCTGCTCGTCGACGAGTACGCCCATTCCAATGTCGACGGCAGCCGCCACCCCAAGCGCTGGCAGGACGTGCAGGACCTGCTCGCCGCCGGCATCGACGTCTGGACCACGCTCAACATTCAGCATGTCGAGAGCCTGAACGACGTCGTGCAGCGCATCACCGGCGTGCGGGTGCGCGAGACGGTGCCGGACACGGCGCTGCAGAAGGCGGATGAGATCATCCTCGTCGACCTGCCCTCGGACGAGCTGATCAAGCGTCTTGCCGACGGCAAGGTCTATGTCGAGGACACCGCCACGCGGGCGGTGCAGAGCTTCTTCAAGCCGTCCAACCTCACCGCGCTGCGCGAACTGGCGCTGCGCCGGGTGGCGGCGCGGGTCGACAGCGACCTCCTGGAGCGCATGCAGGGCGCGGCGATCGAGGGGCCGTGGGCGGCGGGCGAGCGGATCCTCGTCTGCGTCGGGCCGGACATCGCCGCCGAAAGGGTGGTGCGCGAGGCCAAGCGCCTTGCCGACCTGATGGATGCGAGCTGGTTCGCCGTCACCGTCGAGCGGCCCGGCCATGTCATGGCGGGCGGCGACCGGCGCCGGCTGGAGGCCGGCATGCGGCTTGCCGAGACGCTGGGGGCGGAGACGCGCTCGCTGGTCGCCGCCGATGTCGCCTCCGAACTCCTGCGCTTTGCCCGCTTCGAGAACGTCACCCAGATCATCATCGGCAAGGCGCGCCGCTGGTGGCTAGCGAGGCTGCTACGCGGCCCGCTGGCCGATGCGCTGGTGAAGCAGGCAGACGGCGTCGCCATCCACGTCGTCACCGCCGAGGCCAGCGAGGTGCCGGCACGCCGGCGCTTCCAGCCGCCGCCGGCCGGGCAGCTCGCCGGCTATTCGGCGGCGGTGCTCAGCGTCGGCGCGGCGACGGTGACCGGGTTGTTCCTCACTCGCTTCGTGGCGCTGCCCAACGTCTCCATGCTCTATCTGCTCGCCGTGCTGCTGCCGGCGCTGCTCTATGGCGTATGGCCGGCGATCCTCGCTTCGACGCTGTCCTTCCTCGCCTACAACTTCTTCTTCATCGATCCGGTGGAGACCTTCACCGTCGCCCGCCCGCACGAGCTGCTGGCGCTGCTGATCTTCCTCATCGTCGCGGTGCTGATCTCCACCATCGCCGGCCGCGCGCGCGAGCAGGCGCGCATCGCCGCCCAGCGCATGCGGGCGACGCGGCGGCTCTACGAGTTCACCCGCAAGCTCTCGGCGCTGCCGGACCGCTCGTCGGTGGCGGAGGCGGCGGCGGTCGAGCTGCACACCGTGCTCGGCCGCCCGAGCGTCATCCTGCTCTCCGAGCATGGCGACCTGTCCATCGCCGCCGCCTGGCCGCCGGAGGACCGGCTCGATACCGGCTCGATGACGGCGGCCAGCTGGGCGTTCGAGCATGGCGAGGCGGCCGGCGCCGGGACCGGCACGCTGCCGAGCGTGCCCTGGCTGTTCCGCCCGCTCGGCGGCATGGCGGGCGGGACGGCGGGCGGCGCGCCCATCGGCGTCGTCGGCATCGAGCGCGATCCGACCATGCCGGTGCTCGACGCCGAGAGCGAGAGCATCCTCGGCACGCTGAGCGAGCAGACGGCGGCGGCGCTGGTGCGCACCATGCTCTCGGCCGAGGTGACGCGGGCCCGCACCGCGGCCGAGACCGAGCGGGTGCGCAACATCCTGCTCGCCTCGATCAGCCATGATTTCCGCACCCCGCTCGCCTCCATCCTCGGCGCGGCCACCAGCCTGATCGATTACGGGCCGGACATTCCCCCGGAGGTGCGCCGCGACCTGCTGGCACAGATGCGCGACGAGGCGGAGAATCTCGACCACATGGTGCGCAACCTGCTCTCCATGACCCGGCTGGAGGCGGGAGCGCTGGAGATCCACAAGGACTGGGTCGACGCGGTGGAGCTTATGAACCGCGCCGTCTCCGCCGTGCGCCGGCGCGGGGCGACGCAGCGCTTCGTCGTCACCTCCGCTCCCGACCTGCCGCTGATCCAGGCCGACCAGAGCCTAATGGACCAGGCGCTCGGCAACGTCGTCGCAAACGCGGTACGCTATGCCGGCAAGGAGGCGCGCATCGGCCTCGCCGCCACCGTCATCGACAATGAACTGGTGATCGCCGTGACCGATGACGGGCCGGGCATTCCCACGCAGACGCTGCCGCATGTGTTCGAGAAATTCGTGCGTGCCTCGCGCGGTGCCGCCGATGGCGGCGACGGCTCGGGCCTCGGCCTTGCCATCACCAAGGGAATCGTCGAGGCGCATGGCGGCAGGGTCGCCGGCCGCAGCCCGGCGCCGGGGCAACGCAACGGGACCCGCATCACCATGAAGCTGCCGCTGCCGGCCCACGCGCCGGAGGGGGAGGGCAAATCGTGA
- a CDS encoding response regulator — MSGTSVLVVDDEPAIHRFMAPALAANGYDALRADTGTQALALVVNRRPDIVVLDLGLPDMDGKEVIRRLREWSDVPIVVLSARDREIEKIEALDLGADDFVNKPFGIGELMARLRAALRHRMQEKGETPVLRLGGIEVDIPRHRVTRDGAEVKLTPKEFDLVAFLARHPGKVLTHRQILRDVWGPAHEHDTQYLRVYVGQLRTKLEADPTNPALIVTEPGIGYRAGE, encoded by the coding sequence GTGAGCGGAACCAGCGTGCTGGTGGTCGACGACGAGCCGGCGATCCACCGCTTCATGGCGCCGGCGCTGGCGGCCAACGGCTATGACGCGCTGCGGGCCGACACCGGCACGCAGGCGCTCGCACTGGTGGTGAACCGGCGCCCCGACATCGTGGTGCTCGACCTCGGCCTGCCGGACATGGACGGCAAGGAGGTGATCCGGCGCCTGCGCGAATGGTCGGACGTGCCGATCGTGGTGCTCTCGGCCCGCGACCGCGAGATCGAGAAGATCGAGGCGCTCGACCTCGGCGCCGACGACTTCGTCAACAAGCCCTTCGGCATCGGCGAATTGATGGCGCGGCTGCGCGCGGCGCTGCGCCATCGCATGCAGGAGAAGGGCGAGACGCCGGTGCTGCGGCTCGGCGGCATCGAGGTCGACATCCCTCGCCACCGTGTCACCCGCGACGGGGCGGAGGTGAAGCTGACGCCGAAGGAGTTCGACCTCGTGGCCTTCCTCGCCCGCCATCCCGGCAAGGTGCTGACCCACCGCCAGATATTGCGCGACGTGTGGGGCCCGGCGCATGAACACGACACGCAATATCTGCGCGTCTATGTCGGCCAGTTGCGCACCAAGCTGGAGGCGGACCCGACCAATCCGGCGCTGATCGTCACCGAGCCCGGTATCGGCTACCGGGCGGGGGAGTAG
- a CDS encoding MFS transporter, translating to MSSTLAAAPAGAPANATVANPRSRVILASLIGTTIEFYDFYVYATAAVLVFPHLFFPPGNDTAALLASFAVFGAAMVARPLGAIFFGHLGDRRGRKVTLVGALLTMGIATFLVGVLPTYPQVGWLAPGLLVIMRIAQGFALGGEWSGAALVATENAPAGKRAVYGTFPQLGAPLGFILANGLFLAIAALMPSEDPSRPSDAFLSWGWRIPFLFSIVMVAVGLWVRLNLVESAAFEKTVKAGKVQKLPLASVFRGHWRELVLGTFYMLATYVLFYLMTTFSLSYGRAGVNAALPGLGYDYTTFVLMMIIGVVFFGIFTMVSGPWADRWGRRRTLIAVTLAIIAFGLLWVPMLSAGPVGVMAWLILGFSLMGMTFGPMGALLPELFPANLRYTGSGISYNVSSILGAAVAPFIAVALWAWGGGSPFWVGVYLSAMAVLTLIALILGSETRDVDIEA from the coding sequence ATGTCGTCCACCCTCGCCGCCGCCCCTGCCGGCGCCCCAGCCAACGCCACCGTCGCCAATCCGCGCTCGCGCGTCATCCTCGCCAGCCTGATCGGCACCACCATCGAGTTCTACGATTTTTACGTCTACGCCACCGCCGCGGTGCTGGTGTTCCCGCATCTGTTCTTCCCGCCGGGCAACGACACGGCGGCGCTGCTCGCCTCCTTCGCCGTGTTCGGCGCGGCGATGGTGGCGCGCCCGCTCGGCGCGATCTTCTTCGGCCATCTCGGGGACCGGCGCGGGCGCAAGGTGACGCTGGTCGGCGCGCTGCTCACCATGGGTATCGCGACTTTCCTCGTCGGCGTGCTGCCGACTTATCCGCAGGTCGGCTGGCTGGCGCCGGGGCTCCTGGTGATCATGCGCATCGCGCAGGGATTCGCGCTCGGCGGCGAATGGAGCGGTGCGGCGCTGGTGGCGACCGAGAACGCGCCCGCCGGCAAGCGCGCCGTCTACGGCACCTTCCCGCAGCTCGGCGCGCCGCTCGGCTTCATCCTCGCCAACGGCCTGTTCCTCGCCATCGCCGCGCTCATGCCGTCGGAGGACCCTTCGCGCCCGTCCGACGCCTTCCTGAGCTGGGGCTGGCGCATCCCCTTCCTGTTTTCCATCGTCATGGTCGCCGTCGGCCTGTGGGTGCGGCTCAACCTCGTCGAGAGCGCCGCCTTCGAGAAGACGGTGAAGGCCGGCAAGGTGCAGAAGCTGCCGCTGGCTTCGGTGTTCCGCGGCCATTGGCGCGAGCTGGTGCTCGGCACCTTCTACATGCTCGCGACCTATGTGCTGTTCTACCTGATGACCACCTTCTCGCTGAGCTATGGCCGCGCCGGCGTGAACGCCGCGCTGCCGGGGCTCGGCTACGACTACACGACCTTTGTGCTGATGATGATCATCGGCGTAGTGTTCTTCGGTATCTTCACCATGGTCTCCGGCCCGTGGGCGGACCGCTGGGGCCGCCGGCGCACGCTGATCGCGGTGACGCTTGCCATCATCGCCTTCGGGCTTCTGTGGGTGCCGATGCTCTCGGCCGGCCCGGTGGGCGTCATGGCCTGGCTGATCCTCGGCTTCAGCCTGATGGGCATGACATTCGGCCCGATGGGCGCGCTGCTGCCGGAGCTGTTCCCGGCCAATCTGCGCTACACGGGCTCCGGCATCTCCTACAACGTCTCCTCCATCCTCGGGGCGGCAGTGGCGCCGTTCATCGCGGTGGCGCTGTGGGCGTGGGGCGGCGGCTCGCCGTTCTGGGTTGGCGTGTATCTGTCCGCCATGGCGGTGCTGACGCTGATCGCGCTCATCCTCGGCAGCGAGACCCGCGACGTCGACATCGAGGCGTGA